DNA from Nitriliruptor alkaliphilus DSM 45188:
AGCCACGTGCTCCCGGATGCGCCGTCGTGAAGGTCGTGCTGGCACCGGACGCGTTCAAGGGGAGCGCGTCGGCGCCTCGCGTTGCTGCGGCGCTCGGCGCCGGTTGGCGGGAGGTCCGGCCCCACGACGAGGTGATCGAGGCGCCGTTGGCGGACGGCGGTGAGGGCACCGCGGAGGTCCTCGGCGTGGTGCTACCGGGCGCCCGCTACCACCACGCCGAGGTGGTCGACCCGGTCGGCCGGCCCCACCTCGCGCTCTGGGCTGAGCTCCCCGATGGCACGGCGGTCATCGATCTGGCGGCCGCCTGTGGCCTGCCGCTGCTCGACCGCCTCGACCCGCTCGGATCGCACACCTTCGGCCTCGGCCAGTTGCTCGGGGAGGCACTCGACCACGGTGCCACGCGGCTGCTCGTCGGCCTCGGAGGGTCGGCGTCGACCGACGGTGGCTGCGGCGCGCTGGCGGCTCTCGGTGCCCGGTTCCTGGATGCTGACGGCGCCCCGTTGTCGTTGGGGGGCGCGGCGTTGCGCGGTCTGTCCGAGCTCGATCTGAGCGATCTGCGTCCCCCGCCGGTTGGTGGGGTTCAGCTCCTCAGCGACGTCCGCGCACCCCTCCTCGGCGACGGTGGTTCCGCCGCCGTGTTCGGACCGCAGAAGGGTGCCGAGGCCCAGCAGATCGCCGTTCTGGAGGCCGGCCTCGGTCGGCTGCTCGACGTGGCGAGCGTCTCCTCGCCACGGAGCAAGGAGGTGGCGCAGCTGCCTGGTGCCGGCGCCGGCGGCGGTACCGGCTTCGGACTGGCCGCGCTCTGGTCGGGGGAGCTGCTCCCCGGCGCCAGCACCGTGGCCGACCTCGTCGGCCTCGACGCCATGCTCGCCGGTGCGGATGTGGTGGTCACCGGCGAGGGGGCCTTCGACGTGACCTCGACCACCGGCAAGGTGGTCGGATCCCTCCTCGATCGGGTACCGGCACACGTCGAGGTCGCCCTGGTCGCCGGCCGGATCGATGGGGTGGTGCCCGGCCGGGTCAGCGATCACGTGGAGCTGATCGGCCTGGCTGGGACCGAGGTCGCTGCCACCACCGGCGCCGAGGCGTGGATCGTCGAAGCCGGACGCGCACTCGCCTCGCATCTCGGGGTCGTCTCGCCGGGGGCACGTCGGCGGTGACCTCGCCCCGGGGGGTCGTTTCCGACCTGGCGGGCGTCGGGCCGGCCGTGGGCGGTGGGGCAGCCAGCGGGGGCGGCCTGGCCGCATCGGCAACGGAACGCGGTGGCGCCCCTTGACGGACCGGCGAGGGGTCGTTCGCTTCTGGAAAGGTTTCCGGAATCGGTTCCAGCCGGGTCCGATCGGTTCCAACTGGGAGGTGGAGCATGAAGTCCAAGGTCCTCATGAGTCTGCTGGTCCTCGTCCTCGCCCTCGCGGCGTGCGGGGGCGGGGGCGGGTCGAACGATCCGGCGTCGGCGACAGGCGAGCCCGAGGAGGTCGAACTCGTCCTGTGGCTGTACCCGGGACTGGGCTTCGAGGACCTCTACGACGACTACATCGCGGACAACCCGCACGTCAGCATCCGGGAGCAGTTCGCCGACTACGACGAGCACCACGACCGGGTCGCCGCCTCCTTGGCCGCCGGCTCGGGCGGGCCGGACATCGCGGTGCTCGACGTCTCGGTGATCGGGAGCTTCCTGCAGAACCCCGGGGCCTTCGTGAACGTGCGCGATCACGGGGCCGATGACGTGCGTGATCTGTACCTGGACTGGCGCTGGCAGCAGGGCTCGACGCTCGACGGCGAGGTCACGATCGGGCTCCCGACGGACGTCGGGGGGATGGGCATGTGCTACCGCGTCGACCTGTTCGGGGATGCAGGACTGCCGACGGATCGGGATGAGGTCTCGGCGCTCTGGGCCGACTCCTGGGGGAGCTTCATCGATGTCGGCCAGCAGTACACCGAGGCGACCGGACGTCCCTTCGTCGACAGCGCGAACCAGACGCTCTACCGGGCGGTCGTGCACCAGTCCGCGGACAACTACTACGACGCCGACGGGCAGCCGATCTTCGAGGAGAGTTCACAGGTGCGCAAGGCCTGGGACACGGTGACGGCGGCGATCGATGCGGGGATCGATGCCAACATCGAGATCTGGAGCTCCGACTGGAACATCGGCATGAACGACGGTGCGTACGCCGTCCTGACGTGCCCTGCCTGGATGATGGGCTTGGTCCAGGAGCAGGCACCGGACACGGCAGGGAACTGGGACATCGCAGCGCTGCCGGAGGGGGGCGGCAACTGGGGTGGTTCGCACCTGGTGGTGCCGG
Protein-coding regions in this window:
- a CDS encoding glycerate kinase, giving the protein MKVVLAPDAFKGSASAPRVAAALGAGWREVRPHDEVIEAPLADGGEGTAEVLGVVLPGARYHHAEVVDPVGRPHLALWAELPDGTAVIDLAAACGLPLLDRLDPLGSHTFGLGQLLGEALDHGATRLLVGLGGSASTDGGCGALAALGARFLDADGAPLSLGGAALRGLSELDLSDLRPPPVGGVQLLSDVRAPLLGDGGSAAVFGPQKGAEAQQIAVLEAGLGRLLDVASVSSPRSKEVAQLPGAGAGGGTGFGLAALWSGELLPGASTVADLVGLDAMLAGADVVVTGEGAFDVTSTTGKVVGSLLDRVPAHVEVALVAGRIDGVVPGRVSDHVELIGLAGTEVAATTGAEAWIVEAGRALASHLGVVSPGARRR
- a CDS encoding ABC transporter substrate-binding protein — protein: MKSKVLMSLLVLVLALAACGGGGGSNDPASATGEPEEVELVLWLYPGLGFEDLYDDYIADNPHVSIREQFADYDEHHDRVAASLAAGSGGPDIAVLDVSVIGSFLQNPGAFVNVRDHGADDVRDLYLDWRWQQGSTLDGEVTIGLPTDVGGMGMCYRVDLFGDAGLPTDRDEVSALWADSWGSFIDVGQQYTEATGRPFVDSANQTLYRAVVHQSADNYYDADGQPIFEESSQVRKAWDTVTAAIDAGIDANIEIWSSDWNIGMNDGAYAVLTCPAWMMGLVQEQAPDTAGNWDIAALPEGGGNWGGSHLVVPAQSKNHEEAYRLIEWLTAPAQQLAVFEDVGNFPSTPELYDEDAVQDLESEFFNGAPVGRIFAANALVVEAQNIGPHFQLINSEFEAGLGRVASGRETSDEAWESTIANILRETQF